Proteins from one Pseudoliparis swirei isolate HS2019 ecotype Mariana Trench chromosome 22, NWPU_hadal_v1, whole genome shotgun sequence genomic window:
- the nat14 gene encoding probable N-acetyltransferase 14 encodes MVRLELDQVVMRRMKEDDIEMVKALIKEGCEGTENRLILHLVTRPLCLFILAICSSMLRCLVHSFILALAIPVFLLIIFLKITMPRSTGVLGSSRPSWDYVGSSYRGTQDEPLLNPYCRISGKTPGTRKPRRRITPKDKDKDLSTENVTPEREREAGQVWVSECDGEILGCIFRESEKRANVRRICRLVTGCWYRREGLGRLFVQSLERREREAGAHRVYTHVPYPSKLGEAFFRKLGYQQIGEGTDEKEDEEEERKLEPPERGFLGYPLTKVFYKDL; translated from the exons ATGGTGAGGCTGGAGCTGGATCAGGtggtgatgaggaggatgaaggaagaCGATATAGAGATGGTCAAAGCCCTCATCAAG GAGGGCTGCGAGGGCACAGAAAACCGCCTCATCCTTCACCTCGTCACTCGTCCGCTCTGCCTCTTCATCCTGGCCATTTGCTCTTCGATGCTGCGCTGCCTCGTGCATTCCTTCATCCTGGCCCTGGCTATTCCTGTCTTCCTGCTAATTATTTTTCTCAAAATCACCATGCCGCGGTCCACGGGGGTTCTGGGCAGCAGCCGGCCCTCCTGGGACTATGTGGGTAGCAGCTACAGAGGGACACAGGATGAGCCACTGCTGAATCCGTACTGCAGGATCAGTGGCAAGACACCCGGCACTAGAAAG CCAAGGCGCCGAATCACACCCAAAGACAAGGACAAAGATCTGTCAACAGAGAATGTCACCCCGGAGAGGGAGCGGGAAGCAGGGCAGGTCTGGGTGTCGGAATGCGATGGCGAGATCCTCGGCTGCATCTTCAGGGAAAGCGAGAAGCGAGCCAACGTCCGGAGGATCTGCAGGTTGGTGACGGGCTGCTGGTACCGCAGGGAGGGTCTGGGCCGGCTGTTTGTCCAGAGTCtggagcggagagagagggaggccggCGCACACAGAGTGTACACTCACGTCCCTTACCCGTCCAAACTCGGGGAAGCCTTTTTCAGGAAGTTGGGCTATCAGCAAATTGGGGAGGGGACTGATGAaaaagaagatgaggaggaggagaggaagctcgAGCCTCCAGAGAGAGGCTTTCTGGGATACCCCCTCACCAAAGTGTTTTACAAAGACCTGTGA